The Microbacterium paraoxydans genome includes a window with the following:
- a CDS encoding LemA family protein produces the protein MEWLVPVLIVVGVILLVGVYLWATYNSLVQLNVRVDEAWSGITVQLKRRADLIPNLIETVKGYASHEKAVFENVTRARAETLSAGSPGEAGIAEGHLQQALRSLFAVAEAYPQLQASQNFLQLQQALVDTEDKIQAARRFYNGGVRELNTKIKVFPNNLFAKGLGFTEREFFEVADSGAISEPPRVQF, from the coding sequence ATGGAATGGCTCGTGCCGGTACTGATCGTCGTCGGGGTGATCCTGCTCGTCGGCGTCTATCTCTGGGCGACGTACAACTCGCTGGTGCAGCTGAACGTCCGCGTAGACGAAGCCTGGAGCGGCATCACCGTCCAGCTCAAGCGCCGAGCCGACCTCATCCCGAATCTCATCGAGACGGTCAAGGGCTACGCCTCGCACGAGAAGGCGGTGTTCGAGAACGTCACCCGCGCCCGCGCCGAGACCCTCTCCGCCGGCAGCCCCGGCGAGGCGGGGATCGCCGAGGGGCACCTGCAGCAGGCCCTGCGCAGCCTCTTCGCGGTGGCCGAGGCCTACCCGCAGCTGCAGGCCAGCCAGAACTTCCTTCAGCTGCAGCAGGCCCTCGTCGACACCGAGGACAAGATCCAGGCCGCGCGGCGCTTCTACAACGGCGGCGTCCGCGAGCTCAACACCAAGATCAAGGTGTTCCCCAACAACCTCTTCGCCAAGGGACTCGGCTTCACCGAGCGCGAGTTCTTCGAGGTCGCCGACAGCGGCGCCATCTCCGAGCCGCCGCGCGTGCAGTTCTGA